From the Prunus dulcis chromosome 4, ALMONDv2, whole genome shotgun sequence genome, one window contains:
- the LOC117625601 gene encoding uncharacterized protein LOC117625601: MKLTSLDIHRDISSAISTEIINTIIRDIGDSLFAILVDKSCDMSSKEYMEIVLCYVDKDTKSSSLKLAVDDFFSRHGLIISRLRGQGYDGASNMRVNVVGASAKRRDMLREKHADAIFEALNNNELLNVLKIVRTYGSGYEQKFEAKLRELNDRFNEKNTELLCMACLSPSNSFSAFDKAKLMRLAQFYPSDFPEHDIKLLENYIWDMSSNNKFTELKGITDLAQKMVETKKGSDLPFSVLASDTSVNPTCCDRKCRTSVFYYEYCEESVTQLNGGFVDE; the protein is encoded by the exons ATGAAGTTGACATCACTTGATATCCATAGGGACATTTCAAGTGCTATTTCAACTGAAATTATCAATACAATCATCAGGGATATTGGTGATTCATTATTTGCCATTCTTGTTGATAAATCATGTGACATGTCTTCAAAGGAGTACATGGAAATTGTGCTATGTTATGTGGATAAAG ATACTAAATCTTCCTCACTCAAGTTAGCCGTTGATGATTTCTTTTCGAGACATGGATTAATCATCTCTAGATTGCGAGGGCAAGGTTATGATGGCGCAAGTAATATGAGAG TGAATGTTGTGGGTGCATCCGCTAAGCGCCGTGATATGTTGAGAGAAAAGCATGCTGATGCAATTTTTGAAGCACTCAATAATAATGAGCTCTTAA ATGTGCTTAAGATTGTAAGAACATATGGATCAGGTTACGaacaaaaatttgaagcaaAG CTTCGAGAGTTAAATGACCGGTTCAATGAGAAGAATACTGAATTACTTTGTATGGCATGCTTAAGTCCAAGTAATTCATTCTCTGCTTTTGATAAAGCAAAGTTGATGCGACTTGCCCAATTTTATCCAAGTGATTTTCCTGAGCATGACATCAAATTACTTGAGAATTACATTTGGGACATGAGCTCTAACAATAAATTTACAGAATTGAAAGGGATTACTGATCTTGCACAAAAGATGGTTGAGACAAAAAAAGGATCAGATCTACCCTTTAGTGTACTTGCTTCTGACACTAGCGTTAATCCTACCTGTTGCGACCGCAAGTGTAGAACGAGTGTTTTCTACTATGAATATTGTGAAGAATCGGTTACGCAATTGAATGGGGGATTTGTGGATGAATGA